A stretch of the Hyalangium minutum genome encodes the following:
- a CDS encoding GspE/PulE family protein → MFVLEALVHQGLLTAQQAQEILARESAARARVLKAKAQGGSKEAARYDVSPVELIAAFQVPLSEGRGVLDEDRVTEAAARAAGMPYRKIDPLKLDMALATRTVSRPFAQKHALLPLERTQQGRLVVAVANPFDRELFENLYRLAGLPIEPVLSSKSDILKSITEIYGFKKTLARAADDFATGPSVANFEQLVSLSGTQELDAGDKPVVQAVDYLLRYAFDNRGSDIHIEPKRAQSHVRLRIDGVLHTVYTLPAGVHAPIVSRVKMLSRMDISEKRKPQDGRIKTEREGREVELRVSTLPTAFGEKVVIRIFDPETLVQDIAQLGFEPDEKDSFESWIDQPHGLILVTGPTGSGKTTTLYSALKAVAGPDVNVTTIEDPIEMVWEGFNQVQVQPKVGLDFAGALRHILRQDPDVIMVGEIRDAETAENAIQSALTGHLVLSTLHTNDAIGAVARMKDLEVPAFLLSQSLVGLMAQRLLRRNCVHCVQETTLTPDELTSLMVPIPLLPGGVRLLKGAGCVRCRGTGYFGRTGVFEIVSINAELKDLINRGATHYELVEAARRAGMRTLREAGVRKLAQGLTTFEEVMRMTAV, encoded by the coding sequence ATGTTCGTGCTCGAGGCGCTCGTCCATCAGGGCCTGCTCACCGCGCAGCAGGCCCAGGAGATCCTCGCGCGCGAGTCCGCCGCCCGCGCCCGCGTCCTCAAGGCCAAGGCGCAGGGCGGCTCCAAGGAGGCGGCACGCTATGACGTGTCGCCGGTGGAGCTCATCGCGGCCTTCCAGGTGCCGCTGTCCGAGGGCCGCGGCGTGCTGGACGAGGATCGGGTGACGGAGGCGGCCGCTCGCGCCGCCGGCATGCCGTACCGGAAGATCGACCCGCTCAAGCTGGACATGGCGCTGGCCACGCGTACGGTGTCCCGGCCCTTCGCGCAGAAGCACGCGCTGCTGCCGCTGGAGCGCACGCAGCAGGGGCGGCTCGTGGTGGCGGTGGCCAACCCGTTCGATCGCGAGCTGTTCGAGAACCTCTACCGGCTGGCGGGTCTGCCCATCGAGCCGGTGCTGTCGTCCAAGTCGGACATCCTCAAGTCCATCACGGAGATCTACGGTTTCAAGAAGACGCTGGCGCGCGCGGCGGATGACTTCGCCACCGGGCCGTCGGTCGCCAACTTCGAGCAGCTGGTGTCGCTCAGCGGCACGCAAGAGCTGGACGCGGGCGACAAGCCAGTGGTGCAGGCGGTGGACTACCTGCTGCGCTACGCCTTCGACAACCGCGGGTCGGATATCCACATCGAGCCCAAGCGCGCCCAGTCGCACGTGCGTCTGCGCATCGACGGCGTGCTGCACACCGTCTACACCCTGCCGGCGGGGGTCCACGCGCCCATCGTCTCGCGCGTGAAGATGCTCTCGCGCATGGACATCTCCGAGAAGCGCAAGCCGCAGGACGGCCGCATCAAGACAGAGCGCGAGGGCCGCGAAGTGGAGCTCCGCGTCTCCACGCTGCCCACTGCGTTCGGCGAGAAGGTGGTCATCCGTATCTTCGATCCGGAGACGCTGGTGCAGGACATTGCCCAGCTGGGCTTCGAGCCGGATGAGAAGGATTCATTCGAGTCCTGGATCGACCAGCCGCACGGGCTCATCCTGGTGACGGGCCCCACGGGCAGCGGCAAGACGACGACGCTGTACTCGGCGCTGAAGGCGGTGGCGGGCCCGGACGTGAACGTCACCACGATCGAGGATCCGATCGAAATGGTGTGGGAGGGCTTCAACCAGGTGCAGGTTCAGCCCAAGGTGGGCTTGGACTTCGCCGGGGCGCTGCGCCACATCCTCCGCCAGGACCCGGACGTCATCATGGTGGGCGAGATCCGTGACGCGGAGACGGCGGAGAACGCCATTCAGTCCGCGCTCACGGGCCACCTGGTGCTCTCCACGCTGCACACCAACGACGCGATCGGCGCCGTGGCGCGCATGAAGGATCTCGAGGTGCCGGCGTTCCTGCTCTCGCAGAGCCTCGTGGGGCTGATGGCCCAGCGCCTGCTGCGGCGCAACTGTGTCCATTGCGTACAGGAGACCACGCTGACGCCGGACGAGCTGACGTCGCTGATGGTGCCCATTCCGCTGCTGCCTGGAGGCGTGAGGCTGCTCAAGGGCGCGGGATGTGTGCGTTGCCGGGGCACAGGCTATTTCGGACGTACGGGAGTCTTTGAAATCGTCAGCATCAACGCGGAGCTGAAGGACCTCATCAACCGTGGTGCGACGCACTACGAGCTGGTGGAGGCGGCTCGGCGCGCAGGGATGCGCACCCTTCGGGAGGCGGGTGTGCGCAAACTCGCGCAAGGACTCACCACCTTTGAAGAGGTGATGCGAATGACGGCTGTCTGA
- a CDS encoding RiPP maturation radical SAM C-methyltransferase, which yields MSSESLAASGPQVPVVLVNMPFGPLQTPSMGLSLLKPALKAAGIESHVFYFHLRFAQQFGVSLYTAISGNYSGVTDLTGDWLFSHALYEAKPDDTQRYLSTVMRRRRPDQELGWAELEGYIAELLIARVGISAFVDECVEAILQTGARVVGFTSVYQQNVAALAVAQRLKRRRPELLTVFGGANFEGITGREQFERFPFIDVVFSGESEQRFPWVVERLLRGERLGKLVGVLAREHLAGGPSFPGSGDTMLREMDRLPVPDFSDFFTQWAEARLEGAPKPVVPFETSRGCWWGQKQHCTFCGLNGESMAYRSKSPERALSEFIQVTEAHPGCQVVVVDNILDMKYFKSFIPALGARSNPVDIFYEVKANLTHEQVRLLRAARVMELQPGIESLSDQVLRLMRKGVTGMQNLQLMKWCKEYGINVLWSVLWGFPGEEPGEYARMTELVPLVTHLAPPIAGISILLERFSPNFNEAQARGFKNVRPAPAYSFIYDLPESALHNMAYFFSYEYEDGRNVPSYVQTLNKRIWEWKAEYSTSALYSLDKGDHLRIVDRRKVAPSPSLILQGAERWALLACDAVTSVQALKERYQEQDPLAQGWDPLETVLASLVEAKLVLTDGKHYLGLPVAVTQDPLAAPVPFMDALGEPVPSAA from the coding sequence ATGAGCTCCGAATCCCTGGCAGCCAGCGGTCCTCAGGTTCCCGTGGTGCTGGTGAACATGCCATTCGGGCCTCTGCAGACGCCTTCGATGGGGCTGAGCCTGCTCAAGCCGGCCTTGAAGGCCGCGGGCATCGAGAGCCACGTCTTCTACTTCCACCTCCGCTTCGCCCAGCAGTTCGGCGTCAGTCTCTACACCGCCATCTCCGGGAACTACTCGGGGGTGACGGACCTCACGGGGGACTGGCTGTTCTCGCATGCGCTGTACGAGGCCAAGCCCGATGACACCCAGCGCTACCTCTCCACCGTCATGCGGCGGAGGCGCCCGGACCAGGAGCTGGGGTGGGCGGAGCTGGAGGGCTACATCGCGGAGTTGCTGATTGCTCGCGTGGGCATCTCCGCCTTCGTGGATGAGTGTGTAGAGGCCATTCTGCAGACTGGCGCGCGCGTGGTGGGCTTCACGAGCGTCTACCAGCAGAACGTGGCGGCGCTCGCGGTCGCGCAGAGGCTCAAGCGCCGGCGCCCGGAGCTCCTCACGGTGTTTGGCGGCGCGAACTTCGAGGGCATCACGGGCCGCGAGCAGTTCGAGCGCTTTCCCTTCATCGACGTCGTCTTCTCGGGCGAGTCGGAGCAGCGGTTCCCGTGGGTGGTGGAGCGCCTGCTGCGCGGCGAGCGGCTGGGCAAGCTCGTGGGCGTGCTGGCGCGAGAGCACCTCGCAGGAGGCCCCAGCTTCCCGGGGAGCGGGGACACGATGCTCCGCGAGATGGACCGGCTGCCGGTGCCAGACTTCTCGGACTTCTTCACGCAGTGGGCGGAGGCCCGGCTGGAGGGCGCTCCAAAGCCGGTGGTGCCCTTCGAGACGTCGCGGGGCTGCTGGTGGGGGCAGAAGCAGCACTGCACCTTCTGTGGCTTGAACGGCGAGTCCATGGCGTACCGGAGCAAGTCACCGGAGCGCGCCCTCTCGGAGTTCATCCAGGTGACGGAGGCGCATCCCGGCTGCCAGGTGGTGGTGGTCGATAACATCCTGGACATGAAGTACTTCAAGTCCTTCATCCCGGCGCTGGGCGCTCGCTCCAACCCGGTGGACATCTTCTACGAGGTGAAGGCCAACCTGACCCACGAGCAGGTCCGGCTGCTGCGCGCCGCGCGCGTTATGGAGCTGCAACCCGGCATCGAGAGCCTGAGCGATCAGGTGCTGCGACTCATGCGCAAGGGCGTGACGGGGATGCAGAACCTGCAGCTGATGAAGTGGTGCAAGGAGTACGGCATCAACGTGCTCTGGAGCGTGCTCTGGGGCTTCCCGGGCGAGGAGCCCGGGGAGTACGCGCGGATGACGGAGCTGGTCCCGCTGGTGACCCACCTGGCGCCACCCATCGCGGGGATCTCCATTCTCCTGGAGCGCTTCTCCCCGAACTTCAACGAGGCCCAGGCGCGAGGGTTCAAGAACGTCCGGCCCGCCCCCGCGTACTCCTTCATCTACGACTTGCCGGAGTCCGCGCTCCACAACATGGCGTACTTCTTCTCCTACGAGTACGAGGACGGCCGGAACGTCCCGTCCTACGTGCAGACGCTGAACAAGCGCATCTGGGAGTGGAAGGCCGAGTACAGCACCTCGGCCCTGTACTCGCTGGACAAGGGAGATCACCTGCGGATCGTCGACCGGAGGAAGGTGGCTCCCAGCCCCTCCCTGATTCTGCAGGGCGCCGAGCGATGGGCCCTGCTGGCCTGCGACGCGGTGACGTCCGTGCAGGCGCTGAAGGAGCGCTACCAGGAGCAGGACCCCCTGGCGCAGGGCTGGGACCCGCTGGAGACCGTGCTGGCGAGCCTCGTGGAGGCCAAGCTGGTGCTCACCGATGGCAAGCACTACCTCGGCCTGCCTGTCGCCGTGACTCAGGATCCGCTGGCCGCGCCTGTGCCATTCATGGACGCGCTGGGGGAGCCCGTTCCGTCGGCGGCGTGA
- a CDS encoding bifunctional metallophosphatase/5'-nucleotidase — MSRALIGPLCALVFASCMPVLDGEEYNLAGQEVRLTLLHTADIHSRLIPYDFAPLKTDTDLGLIPEAGPFGGATRIAAVVKRERNRGDRVLHLDSGDCFQGAPIFNQNLGEVEFRFLSNLRLDAAVIGNHEFDAGAQNFVQKARDFATFPLLAANYYWDVPTDTESNNGAAQVSAPYTIRMVKGLRVGIIGMANLSSLNSIVEGGNSLQTTPLEQNEAARAYVDLLRPVTDLIVIVSHLGLTEDQQVVLGYEAYYEYERAKPFIDRENNPWKILEWSGEEGNPKSVVRVQIPGVSGIDVILGGHLHVVLNPPQNITDPSGRKVLLVHSGAFAKYVGRLDMVVKVPSEDSVDGAELVSHDYRAFPLDSLWCDDAMRAYYAQNFWDPGQFAIQPNVRAAIEACREQEDRRTTDLLQKYILAMDSSLQLTSIFSYAPRDVARRNNSTGGDSPLGNIAADSMRKRRRVEAEMAITNSLGIRDNLYAGVVTQEAMFNVFPFENTINIMYLSGVEMQEMFDFVAERSAERGCVSQAQISGARFTMDCAQVQLNDLRIACDPNDGGVEKYCPKDGREGHAPWQCLEDLDGSRCWAHPATGVQINGKPLDPNGTYRIATNDYIAKGGSGFRVLKRNTTRIETGISLRDSLIGYMQGFCTCEDINEGRETSKTGERCGTLINGQWVVDEQTKGFCKTAQEFKNALNTQVGSCTCLQTLGKADAADSCGVTAEQLASTCNVPTGPYTGRCSCRDALAGTNPTCGTITPQLRSYCQNPAAMPIANAVEDARIGRRVK, encoded by the coding sequence ATGAGTCGTGCCCTGATCGGCCCCCTCTGCGCTCTGGTCTTCGCCTCGTGCATGCCAGTTCTGGATGGCGAGGAGTACAACCTCGCCGGACAGGAAGTCCGCCTCACCCTCCTTCATACTGCGGACATCCACTCGCGGCTCATCCCGTATGACTTCGCGCCGCTCAAGACGGACACGGACCTGGGGCTGATCCCCGAGGCCGGCCCGTTCGGAGGCGCCACGCGCATTGCCGCGGTCGTCAAGCGCGAGCGCAACCGGGGCGATCGCGTGCTGCACCTGGACTCGGGCGACTGCTTTCAGGGCGCTCCCATCTTCAACCAGAACCTGGGGGAGGTGGAGTTCCGCTTCCTGTCGAACCTGCGGCTGGACGCCGCGGTGATCGGCAACCACGAGTTCGACGCGGGCGCGCAAAACTTCGTGCAGAAGGCTCGGGACTTCGCCACCTTCCCGCTGCTGGCGGCCAACTACTACTGGGACGTGCCCACTGACACCGAGAGTAACAACGGTGCCGCCCAGGTGTCCGCTCCGTACACCATCCGCATGGTGAAGGGCCTGCGGGTGGGCATCATCGGCATGGCCAACCTCTCCTCGCTCAACTCGATCGTGGAGGGCGGCAACTCCCTGCAGACCACCCCGCTGGAGCAGAACGAGGCGGCGCGCGCCTACGTGGACCTGCTGCGCCCGGTGACGGATCTCATCGTCATCGTCAGCCACCTGGGCCTCACCGAGGACCAGCAGGTGGTGCTCGGCTACGAGGCCTACTACGAGTATGAGCGCGCCAAGCCCTTCATCGACCGTGAGAACAACCCGTGGAAGATCCTCGAGTGGTCCGGCGAGGAGGGCAACCCCAAGTCCGTGGTGCGCGTGCAGATCCCCGGCGTGTCCGGCATCGACGTGATCCTCGGCGGCCACCTGCACGTGGTGCTCAACCCGCCGCAGAACATCACGGACCCGAGCGGCCGCAAGGTGCTCCTGGTGCACTCCGGCGCGTTCGCCAAGTACGTGGGCCGCCTGGACATGGTGGTGAAGGTGCCCTCGGAGGACAGCGTGGACGGCGCCGAGCTCGTCAGCCACGACTACCGCGCCTTCCCGCTGGACTCGCTCTGGTGTGACGACGCCATGCGCGCCTACTACGCGCAGAACTTCTGGGATCCGGGTCAGTTCGCCATCCAGCCCAACGTGCGCGCGGCCATCGAGGCGTGCCGTGAGCAGGAGGATCGGCGCACCACGGATCTGCTGCAGAAGTACATCCTCGCCATGGACTCCAGCCTGCAGCTGACGTCCATCTTCTCCTACGCGCCCCGGGACGTGGCCCGCCGCAACAACTCCACCGGTGGAGACTCGCCGCTGGGCAACATCGCGGCGGACTCCATGCGCAAGCGCCGCCGCGTGGAGGCGGAGATGGCCATCACCAACTCGCTGGGCATCCGCGACAACCTCTACGCGGGCGTGGTGACGCAGGAGGCCATGTTCAACGTGTTCCCCTTCGAGAACACGATCAACATCATGTACCTGTCCGGCGTGGAGATGCAGGAGATGTTCGACTTCGTGGCCGAGCGCTCCGCCGAGCGCGGCTGCGTCAGCCAGGCGCAGATCTCCGGCGCGCGCTTCACCATGGACTGCGCCCAGGTGCAGCTCAATGATCTGCGCATCGCCTGCGATCCCAACGACGGCGGCGTGGAGAAGTACTGCCCCAAGGATGGCCGAGAGGGCCACGCCCCGTGGCAGTGCCTGGAGGACCTGGACGGCTCGCGCTGCTGGGCGCACCCCGCCACCGGCGTCCAGATCAACGGCAAGCCGCTGGATCCCAACGGCACCTACCGCATCGCCACCAACGACTACATCGCCAAGGGTGGCTCGGGCTTCCGGGTGCTCAAGCGCAACACCACCCGCATCGAGACGGGCATCTCCCTGCGCGACTCGCTCATCGGCTACATGCAGGGCTTCTGCACCTGCGAGGACATCAACGAGGGCCGAGAGACGTCCAAGACGGGTGAGCGCTGCGGCACGCTGATCAACGGCCAGTGGGTGGTGGACGAGCAGACGAAGGGCTTCTGCAAGACGGCCCAGGAGTTCAAGAACGCGCTGAACACGCAGGTGGGCAGCTGCACCTGCCTGCAGACGCTGGGCAAAGCGGACGCCGCGGACTCCTGTGGTGTCACCGCCGAACAGCTGGCGAGCACCTGCAACGTCCCGACGGGCCCGTACACCGGCCGCTGCAGCTGCCGGGATGCGCTGGCGGGCACCAACCCCACCTGCGGCACGATCACGCCGCAGCTTCGCAGCTACTGTCAGAACCCAGCGGCCATGCCGATCGCGAACGCGGTCGAGGATGCGCGCATCGGGCGGAGGGTCAAGTGA
- a CDS encoding NUDIX hydrolase has protein sequence MSGKQTTVTDIEIIEDFSATARCDEGFLRLRRLRCQNRREDGSVSPVYRVDVVDRPRLDAVAVLVYRRSASGLEVLTRKNLRPAAYFRKGKEMVVPDPVSYLLVEELVAGVMELEDKGEEGVRRRAVEEVREEAGYEVKPEEIRLLGGGFFVAPGILSEKVFPTAVDVTGKEAHEPEGDGSPLEEGTRLQWRPLPEVLAACRRGEVPDAKLEISITRLLAEQP, from the coding sequence ATGTCGGGCAAGCAGACAACCGTGACGGATATCGAGATCATCGAGGATTTCTCGGCTACCGCCCGCTGTGACGAGGGGTTCTTGAGGCTCCGGAGGCTCCGGTGCCAGAACCGGCGGGAGGATGGATCCGTCTCGCCGGTGTATCGGGTGGACGTGGTGGATAGGCCCCGGCTGGACGCCGTGGCGGTGCTCGTCTACCGCCGCAGTGCGTCGGGCCTCGAGGTGCTCACCCGGAAGAACCTCCGGCCCGCCGCGTACTTCCGCAAGGGCAAGGAGATGGTGGTGCCGGATCCGGTGAGCTACCTGCTCGTGGAGGAGCTCGTCGCCGGCGTCATGGAACTGGAGGACAAGGGCGAGGAGGGGGTGCGGCGCCGGGCGGTGGAGGAGGTGCGCGAGGAGGCCGGCTATGAGGTGAAGCCCGAGGAGATCCGCTTGCTCGGTGGGGGCTTCTTCGTGGCGCCGGGCATCCTGTCGGAGAAGGTGTTCCCCACGGCGGTGGACGTGACGGGCAAGGAGGCCCATGAGCCGGAAGGGGATGGCTCTCCTTTAGAGGAGGGGACGCGGCTGCAGTGGCGCCCGCTGCCCGAGGTGCTCGCCGCTTGCCGCCGGGGGGAGGTGCCGGATGCGAAGCTGGAGATCTCCATCACCCGCCTGCTGGCCGAGCAGCCATAG